One Schistocerca cancellata isolate TAMUIC-IGC-003103 chromosome 1, iqSchCanc2.1, whole genome shotgun sequence genomic region harbors:
- the LOC126166185 gene encoding cuticle protein 67-like: MYKFLVLATVLAVANAGYLGGYAAPAVAYGAPAYAAYGAHAVAPAAITSQHSNILRSYGNLGQVSTYSKTIDTPYSSVTKSDVRVSNDALAAPAYGYARAAYAAPAYGYARAAYAPAAAYAAPAVAAHGLLGVAYSAAPAVAHLSYSAPALSYAW, encoded by the exons ATGTACAAA TTCCTGGTTCTCGCCACCGTCCTGGCCGTCGCCAACGCCGGCTACCTGGGAggctacgccgcccccgccgtggCCTACGGCGCCCCCGCCTACGCCGCCTACGGCGCGCACGCCGTCGCCCCCGCGGCCATCACCTCCCAGCACTCCAACATCCTGAGGAGCTACGGCAACCTGGGACAGGTGTCCACCTACTCCAAGACCATCGACACCCCCTACTCCAGCGTCACCAAGTCTGACGTGCGCGTGAGCAACGACGCCCTGGCCGCCCCCGCCTACGGCTACGCCCGtgccgcctacgccgcccccgcctacgGCTACGCCCGCGCCGCCTATGCGCCCGCcgccgcctacgccgcccccgccgtcgccgcCCACGGTCTGCTGGGAGTGGCCtactccgccgcccccgccgtcgcccACCTGTCCTACAGCGCCCCTGCTCTGTCTTACGCCTGGTAG